The Armatimonadota bacterium genome has a segment encoding these proteins:
- a CDS encoding (2Fe-2S) ferredoxin domain-containing protein, producing the protein MKPTAMLDKLKDKIPSKKEGQYRVRVGMATCGISAGADLVHDEFIRVLDEIGLDNVDVIPTGCVGRCDLEPMAEVTRGDEPPVLYIRLDKDKVKRIVEEHLAGGNVITEFTG; encoded by the coding sequence ATGAAACCAACAGCAATGCTCGACAAGTTAAAAGACAAAATCCCATCAAAAAAAGAGGGACAATACAGAGTCCGTGTGGGCATGGCTACTTGCGGCATCTCTGCTGGAGCCGATCTCGTCCATGACGAGTTTATCAGGGTCTTGGATGAAATCGGACTTGACAATGTCGACGTGATCCCGACCGGATGCGTCGGCAGATGCGACCTGGAACCTATGGCCGAGGTCACGCGTGGTGATGAACCGCCTGTTTTATATATCAGGCTGGACAAAGACAAGGTCAAGAGAATTGTTGAGGAGCACCTGGCTGGTGGAAATGTAATAACTGAGTTCACAGGGTAA
- the nuoF gene encoding NADH-quinone oxidoreductase subunit NuoF, translating into MKRTIVVCSGTACVDPGGKRIEPELKRIIKEKNAQDLVEIEEAVSYGLCKNCPIIVVEPDGVYYEKIDSAKIEKIVEEHIIGGRPVEEFKAHEWVDTSHIRMLGSVDFFGKQLRITLRNCGIIDPESFDDYLTMRGYEALAKVLESMTAEQVIDEVSKSGLRGRGGAGYPTGLKWKQATEFASDRRFVICNADEGDPGAFMDRSAIEGDPFCLLEGMTIGGYAIGSSQGFIYVRAEYPLAIKRLTYAIDEARKRGLLGKNIFGTDFSFDIDIRLGAGAYVCGEETALIASIEGRRGMPRPRPPYPAECGLWGHPTLINNVETWANVPAVILNGADWFTNLGTEKSKGTKVFALAGKIKNTGLVEVPMGTTLREIIYDIGGGIRGDKKFKAVQTGGPSGGCISEQYLDTPIDYESLAKAGSIMGSGGMIVMDEDTCMVDVAKFFLTFTEDESCGKCTPCREGTKRMLEILTRITEGNGVPEDLEKLEHLGKVVKRASLCGLGQNAPNPILSTLHNFRDEYEAHIVEKRCPAGVCSALMNYYIDPDICVGCTLCAKVCPVKCISGEPKKTHHIDTSICIKCGECKRRCPVKAIYRK; encoded by the coding sequence ATGAAGCGCACTATAGTCGTATGTTCGGGCACTGCATGCGTCGATCCGGGAGGAAAAAGGATCGAACCGGAACTCAAGCGCATTATTAAAGAGAAGAATGCGCAGGACCTGGTTGAGATCGAAGAAGCCGTATCATATGGGCTGTGCAAGAACTGCCCCATTATTGTTGTCGAGCCGGATGGCGTCTACTACGAAAAGATCGACTCCGCGAAGATTGAAAAGATCGTAGAGGAACACATTATCGGCGGCAGGCCTGTTGAAGAATTCAAAGCCCATGAGTGGGTGGACACATCACACATTCGCATGCTCGGCAGCGTAGACTTCTTCGGCAAACAGCTTCGAATCACCCTGCGAAACTGCGGCATCATAGACCCTGAGTCATTCGATGATTATCTGACAATGCGCGGATATGAGGCTCTGGCGAAAGTGCTCGAAAGTATGACAGCCGAGCAAGTGATAGACGAAGTATCCAAATCCGGCCTGCGCGGACGGGGCGGCGCAGGTTATCCGACCGGGCTCAAATGGAAACAGGCTACCGAGTTCGCATCGGACAGGCGTTTCGTGATCTGCAATGCGGACGAAGGTGACCCAGGTGCGTTTATGGACCGCAGCGCAATCGAGGGTGACCCTTTCTGCCTCCTTGAAGGCATGACTATCGGCGGCTACGCTATCGGCTCGAGTCAGGGATTCATATACGTGCGCGCAGAGTATCCCCTTGCAATTAAACGCCTCACTTATGCAATCGATGAAGCCAGAAAGCGCGGACTGCTCGGCAAAAACATATTCGGCACCGACTTCAGCTTCGATATAGACATCCGGCTGGGAGCCGGAGCTTATGTTTGCGGTGAGGAGACGGCGCTCATTGCATCAATAGAGGGTAGGCGCGGAATGCCTCGGCCACGACCACCCTACCCAGCCGAATGCGGGCTTTGGGGACATCCCACACTAATCAACAACGTCGAGACATGGGCAAATGTGCCTGCCGTAATCCTTAATGGCGCGGACTGGTTCACAAACCTGGGGACCGAAAAGAGCAAGGGCACTAAAGTCTTTGCACTCGCGGGCAAGATCAAAAACACAGGTCTGGTGGAAGTGCCGATGGGCACTACGCTCCGCGAGATCATCTACGATATCGGCGGCGGGATCAGAGGCGATAAAAAGTTCAAAGCCGTGCAGACAGGCGGGCCGTCCGGCGGATGCATCTCCGAGCAGTATCTCGACACGCCGATAGATTATGAGTCTCTGGCAAAAGCCGGTTCTATCATGGGTTCCGGCGGTATGATCGTGATGGACGAGGACACGTGCATGGTGGACGTGGCTAAGTTTTTCCTTACATTCACGGAGGATGAGTCATGCGGCAAATGCACGCCATGCCGCGAGGGGACCAAACGCATGCTTGAGATCCTCACGCGAATAACCGAAGGAAACGGCGTGCCCGAAGATCTCGAAAAGCTCGAACACCTGGGCAAAGTGGTAAAGCGCGCATCGCTCTGCGGGCTGGGTCAAAACGCTCCGAACCCGATCCTCTCGACCCTGCATAACTTCCGTGATGAATACGAGGCGCATATTGTTGAAAAACGCTGCCCAGCCGGAGTCTGCTCGGCTCTGATGAATTATTATATCGACCCGGACATTTGCGTCGGCTGCACGCTGTGCGCCAAAGTCTGTCCCGTAAAGTGCATCTCAGGTGAGCCAAAAAAGACACATCACATAGACACCAGCATCTGCATCAAATGCGGCGAGTGCAAGAGAAGATGCCCCGTGAAGGCTATTTATAGGAAATAA
- a CDS encoding bifunctional methionine sulfoxide reductase B/A protein, translating into MNPCDEELIDIINYSTGRVEKVNRICRTNEQWQEMLTPEQYEVTRLKGTETPFTGTCSMPAEGQIGVYQCICCGTDLFKSVHKFESGTGWPSFWDPISDINITTQPDDSLGRHRTEVLCARCGAHLGHVFDDGPPPTGKRYCINAVAIKLAEADKESKYEKAVFAAGCFWGVESAFREMLGKGVVSTKVGYTGGHTENPTYEDVCSNTTGHAESVEITFDPSKISYRELLGTFWSIHDPTTPNRQGPDVGSQYRSVIFYNSPEQKSEAEDSKSHLEKSGRLKRPVVTEIIPMGVFYPAEDYHQQYHEKHGCASCS; encoded by the coding sequence ATGAACCCATGCGATGAAGAACTCATAGATATTATTAACTACTCGACAGGCCGGGTGGAGAAGGTCAATAGAATCTGCCGCACCAATGAGCAATGGCAGGAAATGCTCACACCCGAGCAATATGAAGTAACCCGTCTCAAAGGCACAGAAACGCCCTTTACCGGAACCTGCTCAATGCCTGCCGAAGGCCAAATCGGAGTCTATCAGTGCATTTGCTGCGGCACCGACCTCTTCAAAAGTGTGCACAAATTCGAGTCCGGCACAGGCTGGCCGAGCTTTTGGGACCCGATATCCGACATCAATATAACCACACAACCCGATGACAGCCTCGGTCGGCACCGGACGGAGGTGCTCTGTGCACGATGCGGCGCTCACCTGGGGCATGTTTTTGATGACGGTCCCCCACCCACCGGAAAACGATACTGCATAAACGCAGTGGCAATCAAGCTCGCTGAGGCAGATAAAGAATCCAAATATGAGAAAGCCGTTTTTGCGGCGGGATGCTTTTGGGGTGTCGAGTCTGCTTTTCGGGAGATGCTGGGTAAGGGTGTGGTCTCAACAAAAGTCGGTTACACGGGCGGGCACACTGAGAATCCGACTTATGAAGACGTGTGCTCAAATACGACCGGACACGCAGAGTCCGTTGAGATAACCTTTGATCCTTCGAAAATCAGCTACAGAGAGCTGCTGGGCACATTTTGGAGCATTCACGATCCCACCACACCAAACAGGCAGGGACCCGATGTCGGATCGCAGTATAGATCGGTAATTTTCTACAACAGCCCTGAGCAGAAAAGTGAGGCTGAAGATTCAAAATCTCATCTGGAAAAGTCGGGCAGGTTAAAGCGCCCGGTTGTAACCGAGATTATTCCCATGGGCGTTTTCTATCCCGCGGAGGACTACCATCAGCAATATCACGAAAAGCACGGCTGCGCATCGTGCTCTTAA